One Gammaproteobacteria bacterium genomic region harbors:
- a CDS encoding hypothetical protein (Evidence 5 : Unknown function) — protein MSRSWFNIVCGGRYGLLNYSMAMDCEFRREILVEQSYYLRSLGQRKALPNFCTGRILEAAVIRLSSGPWICSPPMLLLSSLSLDLRKKHTLNT, from the coding sequence ATGTCGCGTAGTTGGTTCAACATAGTTTGCGGTGGACGCTACGGGTTACTAAATTATTCTATGGCAATGGATTGCGAATTTAGGCGAGAGATTTTAGTAGAGCAGAGCTATTACCTGCGTAGCTTAGGTCAACGTAAGGCACTACCCAACTTCTGTACGGGGCGTATTTTAGAGGCAGCAGTTATTCGTTTATCTTCAGGCCCGTGGATTTGCTCGCCCCCCATGTTGTTGTTAAGCAGCCTTTCTTTGGATTTGAGAAAGAAACATACTCTCAATACTTAA
- a CDS encoding hypothetical protein (Evidence 5 : Unknown function): MYPATLQRRVLVGITNKAEVIVVYDRMERNYHNESAVFRDTRRRSVAGCIPTRSVGTM; this comes from the coding sequence ATGTATCCCGCGACGCTCCAGCGTCGCGTATTGGTGGGGATCACGAACAAGGCGGAAGTCATTGTTGTATATGACCGCATGGAACGGAATTACCACAATGAGAGCGCCGTGTTTCGAGACACGCGACGCAGGAGCGTCGCGGGATGCATTCCCACGCGGAGCGTGGGAACGATGTAA
- the ahpC gene encoding Alkyl hydroperoxide reductase C — protein MAVLVGKAAPDFTAVAVMGNNEINESFNLKQHISGKYAVVFFYPLDFTFVCPSELIAFDHRLDEFTKLNVEVIGVSIDSQFTHLAWKNTALNNGGIGPVRYPLVADIKHEICKAYDVEAEGGVAYRGSFLIDRTGVVRHQVVNDLSLGRNIDEMLRMIDALQFTEQHGEVCPAGWTKGKPGMDASTDGVAKYLTAHAQGL, from the coding sequence ATGGCCGTACTCGTCGGTAAAGCCGCCCCTGATTTCACTGCTGTTGCGGTAATGGGTAATAACGAAATTAACGAGAGTTTTAATCTTAAGCAACATATCTCCGGCAAGTATGCCGTGGTGTTTTTCTACCCGCTCGATTTCACTTTCGTTTGCCCCTCCGAATTGATCGCGTTTGATCATCGTCTTGATGAATTCACGAAGCTCAACGTGGAGGTAATCGGTGTCTCCATCGACTCACAATTCACCCATCTTGCCTGGAAGAATACTGCACTCAATAATGGTGGCATCGGCCCAGTGCGCTATCCGTTGGTTGCAGACATCAAACACGAGATCTGCAAGGCCTACGATGTTGAGGCAGAGGGAGGTGTAGCCTATCGCGGTTCATTCCTCATCGACCGGACCGGTGTGGTACGCCATCAAGTGGTGAATGACCTGTCACTGGGTCGTAATATCGACGAAATGCTGCGCATGATCGATGCATTGCAGTTTACCGAGCAACACGGCGAGGTCTGCCCCGCTGGTTGGACAAAAGGTAAACCGGGTATGGACGCCTCTACGGATGGTGTGGCCAAATACCTAACAGCTCACGCCCAAGGTCTGTAA
- a CDS encoding hypothetical protein (Evidence 5 : Unknown function), with protein MPTLLLQDGFKFFFYANEHEPKHIHVEKSGEFAKIGLVSLRIVNSHMGPKELRKALSITEVNKGKFREEMG; from the coding sequence ATGCCAACATTATTACTTCAAGATGGATTCAAATTCTTTTTCTACGCAAACGAACATGAGCCAAAACATATTCACGTTGAGAAATCGGGCGAGTTTGCAAAAATTGGGCTGGTATCTCTTCGTATCGTTAATAGCCACATGGGACCTAAAGAGTTAAGAAAGGCACTTTCCATCACTGAGGTAAACAAAGGTAAATTTCGAGAGGAAATGGGATGA
- a CDS encoding conserved hypothetical protein (Evidence 4 : Unknown function but conserved in other organisms): protein MNTLPKGKMVYFDDRYLHVELEDERVISTPMSWYKELQSASLFQLRNYRIICQGTGIEWPDIDYHLSIESMFLSQIQRKAA, encoded by the coding sequence ATGAATACTTTACCTAAAGGCAAAATGGTTTATTTTGACGATCGCTACCTTCATGTGGAACTTGAAGATGAACGGGTTATTTCAACTCCCATGTCTTGGTACAAGGAATTACAGAGTGCGTCACTATTTCAACTGAGAAACTATAGGATTATTTGTCAGGGAACAGGTATTGAATGGCCTGATATTGATTATCATTTAAGTATTGAGAGTATGTTTCTTTCTCAAATCCAAAGAAAGGCTGCTTAA
- the fixJ gene encoding Transcriptional regulatory protein FixJ, translated as MSQQPTVFVVDDDPAVRDSLRLLLESVGLVAETFSSAHQFLEATDPEQPGCVLLDIRMPGMSGLELQRRLVARGIILPVIIITGHGDVTTAVQAMKTGAVDFLEKPFNDQVLLDRIHDAITRDAQARRARAEQDEVGRRLGTLSPREVEVLDLIIAGKANKVIALDLGISEKTVEAHRARTMDKMQVRSTADLVRTVLLYRTSRPTADSPPDAP; from the coding sequence ATGTCACAACAACCGACCGTATTCGTAGTAGATGATGACCCTGCGGTACGGGATTCGCTACGTTTACTGCTGGAGTCGGTAGGTCTTGTCGCCGAGACCTTCTCTTCGGCTCACCAATTCCTTGAAGCTACCGATCCAGAGCAGCCCGGTTGTGTGCTCCTGGATATTCGGATGCCAGGAATGAGCGGTCTTGAGCTACAACGACGTCTGGTAGCGCGGGGCATCATCCTGCCGGTGATCATCATCACCGGCCATGGCGATGTCACCACGGCCGTCCAGGCGATGAAAACCGGGGCAGTGGACTTCCTAGAGAAACCGTTCAATGACCAGGTGTTGCTCGACCGTATCCACGACGCCATCACCCGCGATGCCCAGGCACGTCGAGCGCGGGCCGAGCAAGATGAGGTAGGCCGACGCCTCGGCACACTCTCCCCCCGGGAGGTGGAGGTACTGGACCTCATCATTGCCGGCAAGGCCAACAAAGTCATTGCCCTTGATCTTGGTATCAGTGAAAAAACCGTCGAGGCGCATCGTGCACGTACTATGGATAAAATGCAGGTGCGTTCTACTGCCGACCTGGTACGTACCGTCTTGCTTTATCGCACCTCCCGCCCCACGGCTGACTCTCCCCCTGATGCCCCTTGA